The genomic interval GGCGTATCCATCCCGGCCGCCGACCATGGCTGGACCGCCGGCATCGTCTATCACGCCGAGCGCGTGGCCGAGGAACTGATGAAGGAATATGACGATCTCAACGTGATCGTCAAAACCTCGCCAGATCCGGCAAGCCAGGCGAATGCCGTGCAGGATCTGGCCGTGCAGGGCATCGATGCGCTGGTGATCCTGCCGACCGACCCGGATCCGCTGGTCAACGCCATCATGCAGGTCAAGAGCCAGGGCGCCTTCGTGACGCTGGTGGACCGCGCGCCGTCGAACAACGACAGCAATGTCCGCGACCTCTATGTCGCCGGCAATAATCCGGCTCTCGGCGCCGTCGCCGGCGAATACATCGTCGAAACCACGCCGGATGCCGAAGTCGTCGTCATCCGCGGCCTGCCGATCCCGATCGACCAGCAGCGCCAGGACGGTTTCGACGCGTCGCTCGAAGGCTCCAACGTCAAGGTTCTGGAAAAGCAGTTCGGCAACTGGAACCGCGACGACGCCTTCCGCGTGATGCAGGACTATCTCACCAAGTATCCGAAGATCGACGTGGTCTGGGCGCAGGATGACGACATGGTCGTCGGCGTGCTGCAGGCGATCGAGCAGTCCGGCCGCGACGACATCCAGTATGTCATCGGCGGCGCGGGTTCGAAGGACATGATCAAGAAGGTCATGGACGGCGACAGCATGATCCCGGTCGACGTGCTTTATCC from Martelella mediterranea DSM 17316 carries:
- a CDS encoding substrate-binding domain-containing protein codes for the protein MKHMVLGASLMAATSLVGITEAQALTVGVSIPAADHGWTAGIVYHAERVAEELMKEYDDLNVIVKTSPDPASQANAVQDLAVQGIDALVILPTDPDPLVNAIMQVKSQGAFVTLVDRAPSNNDSNVRDLYVAGNNPALGAVAGEYIVETTPDAEVVVIRGLPIPIDQQRQDGFDASLEGSNVKVLEKQFGNWNRDDAFRVMQDYLTKYPKIDVVWAQDDDMVVGVLQAIEQSGRDDIQYVIGGAGSKDMIKKVMDGDSMIPVDVLYPPAMIGTAMELTVAGLMDQVPVAGSYILDATLVTEDNAEDYYFPDSPY